A stretch of DNA from Kwoniella mangroviensis CBS 8507 chromosome 1 map unlocalized Ctg01, whole genome shotgun sequence:
GTCTCACATACAACTGTGGTGACGATGGAAAATGTGGGAAAGCTGCTGATGATCCCATCCATCCCGGAGCTTGGCAATATGTCCTTGTGGCACTGGGTATAGTGATATGTAAGTATCTAATTTGGTTTTCACCTCGAAATTTGTACTGGATCGAAAATGGAAAGCTCATCTCTGCCCTTATTGCAGTGATCGGTGGTGTCATGACTGGTCTGTGGTTCGCCCACCGTCGATCGAGAAACGAGAATCAAATCAGGTTGGAGCAGTACTACAACGAACAGGTAAGCTGAATTCTTATGGTCCGTCGTAATTCCACTGACACGCTATGCTCTGCCAGATCGCATACAGGCAATCGATCATGTCGATGTCTCATGCCAAAAACTCATTGTTGTCCTTACCTCCCAACACTGTAGGTCAACTTTGCTTATTGGTCTTTTCGAGCTCATCTGCAATATGACTGACGTCTTGTGCTTCAGTCACCTGACATAgccagatcatcattatatCGAGACGATTCCGGCTGGACATCAGCCACCAATGATGGACTCTTACCGCCCAACGTTAGACGGGATTCCACATCCGGTTGGTCAGATGGCGATGGACCGTCTAGAGAGAGAATGGAACGTGTTGACAGTGATGCGTTATTGATGCATCCTCACGCTCACGCTAGTAATAGGGAAAGTAGGTATATGGACGCTCCTGAACCTAGAGGTGGATATAGGGAGTAGTAAAATACTGTTCGCTAGCGGGACAGGAAAAGATATACCCGTAATGATTTTACGAAAGGATAGGAATAGGATGGACTTTATGATAGGATGTCAGAGGCAGTTATCTAAACCTCACACACATTTATAGTATTTTGTTACCCCATGCATCATGATCCGAAAACGCATCTCACGATCCGAGTACAGCGAGTCGTGGTCAATCGTCCTGACTATCGGCTCGAGGGATCAGGTTTTGATAACATTCCCAGATTCCTTAGTTGGAAGCCTCCTGCCTCTATCAGTTCATGCATGACCCATTCTGAGACGATCAATGGCTGGCAACACTTACACCATACCAAGTTTGTCACTTTACGGCCGTGGTCCCACGGTACCCCGCCGCGCGCCTGACGTCATATCcgctgatcatctgatcgtCCGCACATGGTGCTCGGAGAAGCGCTCATGCTGTAATTCAGACGCAACCAGTCTACTTGTAAGGTTATATCTATCGTCTCCGTCCCGAGGCGTAGGGAGCCGGCTATTCATACCTCGGCGCCGGGACGGATCTCTTGGCGATGATAAATGATTTATTTGTATTGGTGGGGCCTTCTTGTCAATCTTGCCACAAATCCAACCACtaaatcatatcatcccatatcacTAATAGTACAGTAGTAACAGCTCAGTGATACAGATCTTACAATGACCAATTTCTTATCTAATGTCAAATCAGCTCTGAACGCTCGGAGGGGATCCAACGGTGCTGAGCAGAATACCTTGAGTCCTGAATATAGTCAAAAtcaagtaagtcaagtcatctGGTCTCTCATGGTGACTACCGGAGTATTCTGACCTGGATGTCCATTCGTAGATACAATACAATCAGGTTCCCGTAAGTTCAATTTCATCCTATCGTATTTATCCTTTAACATAATGTATCATTCATATCGGATAGGAtacatcctcatctatcgatctcaaATCATCCTCTGCCTCCTCATCCGAAGAGTtcaaatcgaagaaagagCTTAAAGCAGAACGTAAAGCTGCTGAACAGGAAGAGCTCGCGAGGTTAGCGGCGCAAGCCAGAGAAAGGGGAGAGAAAATGAAATTGGATCCTTTATATTTAACTAAGGAATTTGCAGATAGAGGGTTGGCACCGGGGGGAAACGACTTCATACCTCCTTTTGGAAGAGGTTAGTTAGGATCCTGAGATGGATAAGAAGTGATCACATTGTATTGTAAATGTGTTGTATTCATATAGGACTGATTATCTTATGATGTACAGTTCTAAAATATGATATTTTGATTGAATCGTTTGGCGGATTCGTCATTTTCAAAAGACTCTTTGCCCTTAGCGACCACACCAGGATGAAATCTCACTCTACCTTGTACATCCGCCGAGTCCCCAATGATACAACCAAAAATACACAGACACAATATCCCCTCTCTCAAGCATCCCTCGTGGCTGAAGGCAATCATCAATCGGATATCTCCGTGTAAATCACTGATGGTCGTACGGTGAATGAAGTGTTCACAAATCCTTTGGCTTATCGGTGTTTGAAATGTTATTTATACTTATCTATTACGGTGCATGACTCATGAATGCCAATGAAGAAGGTCACAGGTGCATGGGCGTGACCTGTGTAAGAAGAATTATGGTAGGGATAGGAGTCGGTCTTCGTTCACCGAAGAACgaggattgaaaggtataaatacgTGGTTCGTTCTTGGTCATCTCGTCCCCAAATCTTGTCACACCCATCCGAACTAGCTCAACGCACAAAGAGGTACCCAAACCCATTATCCATCTGAACGAGTCTGACATTAAACCGAAACAATCATTGTTCAACATGGCCTCTTTAATCGTCTTGTCAGGTGTAGTAGGTTACTACCTCtacaaagagaagaaagatcgaaaagagaggaaactCCATGGTAAGGATACCAGTGGGATGACCAGCCCAGCTATCGCTACCTCAATAGCAACTAGGCAGAACAAGTTAGGGAAATCAGAACATGGAAGTTGAAGCACAAGATTACATATCACTTATTTTCTCTTTCGTCTGTCCTTATCGTCCTCACCCCTTCCGAAAATGATGCTACAGTAGCTGActggaagaggtgatgattgTGAACATCAGTACGAGGAAATACCTCCAACGTACCAAAATGCCTTAATCTCACCTCCTGCTCAATATGCCCACGAACTATCATATATGGCTCCTCGAATGAGAACGATAGTAAGGCTCCGAAAAGTAAGAAtaagaggagatcaagattgTTCAGgaaacctctttctctcgaGGAGTAGTCAGTCGTACCATCGCAATGTGTCGTATGAGTTGCCCAGTCTGTACTATGTCGTGTTGCGATGTGTGTAATGTAATCTAAGGTGCGGGGATGGTCAAGAGGAATTTTCACATAGAAAAGTGCTGTTTACTGTATATTGAATTGTAATCATGTATCACGTATTCTATTGATAGTGCTTCGCTTTCGATGTATCCTatctttcattcttcaaaGTCAGTGCGCGACTGTACTATGATGTATCGGGACTGCACTCTAACATTTATCCGAAAGATTCTGCGTGTCAGGGACTAATGAATAATCTTGGCGATGCCAATTTGATACCGAGGCTTCTCGCTGGTCACGGCTGTAGAAGGACATGTGCTTCGATCACAATACAGACACGAGTACAGTTTTACTGTAGTACCGCGTGCTGTACACTGCGTTTCGCAGGTTGTGAACCCTCGTAGGTCTACTTTTAGTAGTAGTAGTCGGCCGATTATCAGATAACAATTTTTCACAATTGATTCCGAGACCAATTTATCCCCAATCCCGATCCGATCACTTCTTGTTGGGATCCAGTCGCTTATCTCCTAGCAACATCTCGAACGTGTTCTGTTACCTGCAGATCAAGCGAGACTACACCTGAGAATCTCCGGTTTTTAAGGTATGCTCAAGGAACCACTAAGACTATGTTCTCCCTGTTTCTTACTGTATGTGCTCATGGTGAGATGCGATCGTACCGCAGCTCACTTTCGACCGAATGGTTGTTGGTTAAAGAAAATTTTCTTCGGGATGCGGACGAGAGTATAGATCGTTACTTGGCTTGACTTGGCTTGGCTTGCCTTGggatgagtatatatatgtgaacGGATGGATAAGTTGATCAGtcaagaacaaaaacaaaacaaaaacaaaaaacaACGGAGTCGAAACAAGTAAGGTTAATCACAcatttgatttcgatcatcTATCTGCTTCTTGTGCTTACCAACTTACTGTCCGTCAGGGGATAGATCAGAATGTCACTCGCCAAACGATCTTCGCCTGAAAACCACCATGATAAGAGTATGCAATCGACTTCACCGGACGAAACTCCGTCAATCAAGAGTAGGAGCGAGAAGAATCTAAACCTGGTTGAACCAGAAACGGAATTACCCACCTTATCTAATAGTCCAAGCTCAAATGCAGTGAATGATAAAACCCATCAAGATGGGGAAGGGTTCGAAAGCGATAATGAGCTATCGATACCGAGAAAGTACCGATTCATAGCTTTcagcatgatcatcttcttcgcgACTGGCTCGTCCTTCTTGCAGGCTATCACCAGTCCTCTCAAATCCACATTTAAAAAGGAGCTAGGAGTGACCAGTGAGTTTTACGAGCCTAGCTCTCGTCCCGTAAGGTTGCTGCCGTACTACGAGAAGATATAATGATAAGTCCGTATGATCTCCTTTAGACGCTCAATACGGTGCGATCGCGTCTGCGTCAAGTCTCGTCAACACCATCTTACCTATAATTGGTGGTGTAGGAATGGATTATTGGGGTGCTACTTAGTAAGTCTCCAATCGTACAACCATCTGAACACAGTTTCTCTTCTGTATTTGGTTTACATAGCTCATAATGTGAGACGTATTGCAGCGCGGCAATTATATCGAGTGTGTTCATCCTAGTTGGTGCTATCGTAGCTTCCATCGTGAGTGTCCAGGTTTCTGGTCCGATGAGTTTAATAGCCTGTCAAGTACTAAGATTTGGTCGTCTGCATTCCTGCCAATATAGTCAGCAAATGTGAACAGTTATGGGTGTTTGATCGGAGGTATGATCCTCATGGGATTTGGTTCCACTGGTATGTCCACTTGTGTTCCCTTCCCTCACACCTCACAGAACTTGCTTGTCCTGTGGGCGGgcttctgatcctgatcctgaatTATGATACCCTAGTAATTGAATCTACCCAATCCAAATTATACGCCCATTGGTTCCGAGGTCGCTCCCTTGCATTCGTCTTCGCACTGGACATAGCATGGAACAGAATAACCTCAATCTTCTCCAAGGCCTCCGCTGTACCCATGTCAGAGATCAACGGATGGTGGGGATGGGCATTATGGATACCTACTATAGTGTGCGCGGTCAATCTCGGGATGGTTTTGGTATATTGGTATTTCGAAAGAGCCCTTCCGGAAAAGTATAAACCTGTATTGGGGAAGAATGCAGAGATCAGGCAAGAGAAGagtaaaggaagaaggaagatcagtTGGGATACTTTGACCAGCCTGTGAGTAAAGTATATTTCACCTTGTGCTAACACGCCGTCTTCTGCTATCTAAGAGACGATGTGAGTGTGGTAAGCTAATATGAATGAGATACTTTTCAGTCCAATGTTCTTTTGGATCTTATGTGGTACTCGTGAGTGCCCATCCATACCTTGACTCTCTACtatcttcattcttcaagTATCTTTGACTGACCTTTGGACTGTTCGACCAGAATTATTCCAAAATTCCGCTGTTAGCGTGTATACTTCGAACCTAGCAGATATCCAGACCGTCACTAGGGGTACATCCAAATTAGCAGCAGGATACAATTCATCTTTACAAGGTATTATACCGATCATCTTGACTCCTGCTACTGGTTGGTTCTTCGATAAATTCGGTTATAGAATGGTATTTGGTAAGTCCCGTTATTATTCCCTACCATTGTTCAACTAGATACGTGCAGCTTGCAACACAGAATGATCATGCTAATTATTTCGTACAATACTTATCTTACAGTCTCGTGGACAGCTATCCTTTACATCATCGTATTCTCTTTAATCGGCTTCACTACCGTCCATCCCCTATGTCCAATTCTCATCTCGTCTTTCGCTCTGACGACCAACGCTATCACATTCATCGCTTCGATACCTGTACTTGTTGGCGATGATAGATTGCTGGGTACTGCTTTCGGAGTTTGGAAGGCATTCGTAAGTTCCCAAAATGGTTCGCTTTATGCAACGCATGAACAATGCGCTGATTGGTTGACTTATACTTTGTTGGGGATGTAGCAAAATGGAAACTCGGCTGTACTTGACGTAGCTGCAGGAGCCATTGTGAGTAATACATAGCCTGAAATTACCTTGTATCGGCTGTGTAGTAATCTGACTGAATATTTTGTGGTTTTGCTTGATGCTTCATAGCAAGATCGAACTTCAAATGGATCTTACGACAGAGTCCTATACctcatcatcgccatcaaAGCTATTGAAGTGTGTCTTGGACCAGTATACGATTATCTTGATGGAAAATGGTTGGGACATTCTCTGAGATTACCCGAAAAGAAACGATTGCTCCTGAGGAAAGAAGCTCTGGACAAAGAAATAGATTATCCTGGATGGAGAATTAATAAGATTGTCACAAGAATTGTTGGAGTGGAGCTGGTAGGGCTAATCATCACTGCTTGGGTTGTGAGTTTCTATTTTCTATTCATATATGGATCGGTGGATCGATAGATTTACGGTCTTCCCTTCGAATATGAGTACAAGTGCTGATGGTAACTTATCATAGGTCTATATCATCTATTCCTTAGGTACATAAGCGCTGCATCATCTTTTTTCGTCATCGTCCAGATGGGTTTGCTCTCAGATGACACAGTAACATTGGACCGCGCATAGATAAGAACAAATCTGATGGTAGCAGCTATATAGATGACGTGAGGTGGTTAATTGAATCGATACATCAATGACAGCCGCATGCATCTTGCCGTGCCGCtctgcatcatcttccaatctcttgCTGATCATCAAACGTGCTGTATTCTTTTCGGGACCGATAAGACTGAGAGATCAGTGAGGTCCCGTACTCTACATTTCAGTGATCTCCGAAATACAGACGGCCTAGACCCGATTTATGATGTATGAGCAAAATGCGTTTGATCAGCCCAAAGTCAACATCAGTGTGTCTCAAAGGAATGACCCTTTTTCCTTCCGTGTACTCATACTTGACACCCTAAAAATCATCCGAAATGTATCCTATATTCCAATGCGATGTAATGATCTTCTCACCCTCGAACGTGTTTTACACCAAGTGCAAAGTGCAGGTGCGAGTGTATCCTGCCACAGCGTTATCGGAGGTTTTTCACGCTATCAACCAAGCAAAACGATCAAAGCGGTCTCTAAATTTGTGATAGTAAACATCGTATCTCAACGACAGACCAAATCTAGATCTTACTTGCAGCTAGACTAGACTATCACTTTGTAACACGACACAGTCTACTCGTGATACCTGTGCCTACTTCCCCACAGGATACCTCGCATAGCGTATCACCAAAAacgaaagtgaagaaaaAAGCATATATATCCCCGTTCGatccctcatctcttctctctctctctctttcttcgcaACAACTCACTTCGTACACTTCAGATATACTATCTACTTCGAAACACCAAAACGAcaatatcatccaacatgtcatcaCCTCACCCTACTACCCTCATCCCATACTCTGAACGAATCAAGTTCCACACCAACCCTACCGCGATCAAGATTCTGGAAATCATGGATAGGAAGAAGACCAACTTGGCTGTATCGGTTGATGTCAATACTGCTAAAGAGGCTTTGGAGGTGGTCAGGAGAGTAGGTGCGAGTGTATGtatggtcaaggtgagtctttttTCCACCTGTATACGTATCTCAATATCAACAATagacatacatacatacatgtacTGTTGAAGGGAAGGGAATATACACTATCTCGTTACACATCAACaacatgctgatgatatattgatTCAACTCTCAGACCCACTGTGATATCTTTGAAGACTTCACTCCTGCCTTCATCGAGGAGCTGGTCAGACTTTCGAAAGAACTTGATttcgtcatcttcgaagatAGGAAATTCGCTGATATCGGTGAGTCAAAGTTCCCTCTCTTGGCATTTCACCCTTTGTTCAATATTCGTCGTCAGGAAACCACTTCTTGGGATTGACATCTTTTcctgacgatgatggatgatggatgatggggatCGCACGGATCACCCTGTTTTTCCCATGGTACATCCCATTTAAACCCTGTTTGCGTCCTCTCTACTTTTGAATGTCCTTTCCCCTCTGAGATTCCACAATCCACCATACATACCATTCGTTCCTCTAATACTGTACCAAACTTTAATATACACACCCTTATCATCATTCGCATTACTGACTTTATTCCTAACTATAGGCAACACCGTCTCTCTCCAATACTCCTCAGGCGTCCACAAAATCGCCTCCTGGGCGGACCTCACCAACGCCCATTCTGTCCCTGGTCCAGGTATAATCGCGGGCTTAGCCAAGATCGGTCAACCCCTTGGACGAGGTTTACTCCTTCTCGCCGAGATGTCTTCAGCTGGATCATTGGCTGTAGGTGGATATACCGAACAAACATTCAAGATGGCTCAAGATGCCGGTCGAGACTTTGTTATTGGATTCATCGCTCAAGATCGAGTTGATCGTGCGGataagatcaaagaaggcgaagatTATTTGATTATGTCACCAGGAGTTGGACTGGGTAAGAAAGGAGATTCTTTAGGACAACAATATAGGACCCCTAGAGAGTGTGTGGTAGATTCGGGAGCGGATGTGATCATTgttggaagaggtatatacGGTGTGGAAGGTGGGGAACAAGCTGTTAGAGATGAGGCGGAGAGATATAGAcaggagggatggaaggcTTATGAAGAGAGGCTGGGTAAGAAGTAGAAAGGGGGTTCGAAGGAAAGCGATGGAAATGAAATgtggaagaaagaaagtgagATGTATGGGAaaacgaaagaaagatgTGGAATAACAAGAGAAAAATAGATGAAAAGCTCTTTtcaatgaagaaagaaagaaagaaagtaaACTCGGTCGATTCGGTTTGATGAataagatgaatgagaaagattgattcCAACCATGTCATTGTAAGTATAAGTATATACAAAAAAACCTGCATCCCCATCATGTCAATAGAGCAATaaaaagaaaggaaagaagtcAAAATACAATCAAAACTCATGCAAATCAATGAAATTGTGTACGATCGAATATATTATCACATAGTTCATATAATGAGAGCGACTCTCGGTACAAGATAATTTAAATCATTCATCAAACTTCTTTCACAATCCTATGCGTTGATTTAGCCCGAGTCCCGAAgacttccttcctctttctctacTTCCTGGTCGACATATGCGCAATCTGAATGCTTCACTTTCATTGAGCTGTGATTCGGTAGCTGTACTTTACTAGTCCGAATCAATCTCGattatatcatcttcatcatctccaccatcgAACatgaaatcatcttcatccagcaTCGTAGCATCTATAACCTCCTGTCTTgatttttccttttcttttgcTATTTGAGTAGCAGACTTCTTTAGAGTATTTCCACTACCCAAATTAGCCCATGGATCAggtttctcctctttcacttcttctttcactttggTCTCTGGAGGTGGAGAGGCTTGTTTGAATGGTGATCGTGCACCTCTCGGTGGACGATTAGCCAAAGTCTGACCACTCCCTCCAAACGGTTGTAAGCTGCCATTGGTCGAATCGGAATTTTCGTCGGTCTTCTTAGGCGCTTTGGAAGGATCGAACGGAATGTATTTGAATCCAAAGAAGAATTTCCCTTCGGGTAGAACTAGAGCTGCAGGTATCTTTCGCCCGTCGTCTGCT
This window harbors:
- a CDS encoding orotidine 5'-phosphate decarboxylase, coding for MSSPHPTTLIPYSERIKFHTNPTAIKILEIMDRKKTNLAVSVDVNTAKEALEVVRRVGASVCMVKTHCDIFEDFTPAFIEELVRLSKELDFVIFEDRKFADIGNTVSLQYSSGVHKIASWADLTNAHSVPGPGIIAGLAKIGQPLGRGLLLLAEMSSAGSLAVGGYTEQTFKMAQDAGRDFVIGFIAQDRVDRADKIKEGEDYLIMSPGVGLGKKGDSLGQQYRTPRECVVDSGADVIIVGRGIYGVEGGEQAVRDEAERYRQEGWKAYEERLGKK